Proteins found in one Megachile rotundata isolate GNS110a chromosome 14, iyMegRotu1, whole genome shotgun sequence genomic segment:
- the Ak2 gene encoding adenylate kinase 2, which yields MAPRSDAELKETSELPKEVPRRGVNAVLLGPPGSGKGTQAPLLKERYCVCHLSTGDMLRAEISSGSAIGAEIKKVVDEGKLVSDDLVVQMIDRNLDKPECQRGFLLDGFPRSVPQAEKLDSMLQKRKTKLDAVIEFGIDDNLLIKRITGRLIHPASGRSYHEEFAPPIKPMKDDVTGEPLIKRSDDNVDALKKRLSTYHTQTQPLVNYYALQGIHYYVNAAQSSKNVFEDIDRIFQKTINQDKGEEKKKGFFSWFF from the exons ATGGCACCACGATCAGATGCAGAATTAAAAGAAACTTCAGAACTACCAAAAGAAGTACCACGTAGAGGCGTTAATGCCGTTTTATTAGGACCACCTGGTAGTGGTAAGGGTACACAG gcgccattattgaaagaacgataTTGTGTATGCCATCTATCTACAGGTGATATGCTCAGAGCAGAAATTAGTTCTGGATCTGCAATTGGggcagaaattaaaaaagtagTGGATGAAGGTAAATTGGTTAGCGATGATCTTGTAGTCCAAATGATTGATCGTAATTTAGACAAGCCTGAATGTCAACGTGGTTTTCTTTTGGATGGTTTTCCAAGAAGTGTCCCACAAGCTGAGAAA CTTGACAGTAtgttacaaaaaagaaaaaccaAGTTGGATGCTGTgatagaatttggaattgatgATAATTTATTGATAAAAAGAATCACAGGTCGTTTAATACATCCTGCAAGTGGTAGATCATATCATGAAGAATTTGCTCCACCCATAAAACCTATGAAAGATGAT gTTACTGGAGAGCCATTAATTAAGCGGTCTGATGACAATGTAGATGCATTGAAAAAACGTTTATCGACATATCATACACAAACTCAACCACTAGTTAATTACTATGCTTTACAAGGAATCCATTATTATGTTAATGCAGCTCAATCAAGTAAAAATGTTTTTGAAGATATTGACCGCATTTTTCAAAAAACAATTAACCAAGACAAGggtgaagaaaaaaagaaaggattTTTCAGTTGGTTCTTTTAA